The genome window ATTAGATTGGAACCACGTCATTTAAgattctaaaaatatatatatataaattcctAGCAATTCATGCAATATTTTCACTAATTAGGGATTGCATGAAGCAGTCAATCTTCAATGTTTCCTTGCATCAAGTGTTTTAGGGGATTTATAATCATGGGTACGTTTCTGTGGCATTCTGACAGGTATAATGGAGAACGTTAGATAGTGTTCTGTTATATGtatgttatttactatttcagggTTTGATTATTCAGGAGATGGAAAGGTTCGGTTTGGATTTGGTTCATGCAAATCTCTCTATTTAGGATTGCCTTCCTCCCATCTTAAAGCTCTTCAGGTACTGCACTTTACGGCTCTCCTCATCTCTGGGGGAACTACCCCATTTATACTGGCTCCTCATGGTGCAGAGGGTACAATTTAAGGTTCTGCTACTGATTTTCAAGATTAGAAAGGGGTTGGGTCCTTCACATATGACTAATTTGCTTACATCTTATGCTCCTTCGCATTGCTTAAGGTCTATGGATAAGCAGTTACTAAATGCTCCATCTAAAAGACACATTCAACTTTGAAGAGCCTGAGAATGGGTCACACAATTACTGGTCCTGTTTATGGAATGGTCTTCTGGAATTTATACAACAGATTGATATCGGTACTTTTTGAAAGCAGGTTAAAGCTCATTTAGtccaggtttttttgtttggttttttttttaacaaacagaCTTGGAATTTCTTAATTAGATGCACTATATGctactattttatattttaatgttaaAATTGTATGACTGTTAGCAGTTATTTTAATattgttgtatttatattttgtgttattttacCGTTATTGTACTCTGCAAAGTAGACCTGGCTTATTTTAGgaggaaaataaatatattttaaataaacttaCTTAGGGCATATTTTGATACATAATTTGAATGTgatgtatacatttttatttatattgtaggattttatttttctcttgtaaATCACTAAGTGATGTTATAGTGAATTAAGCTGAATATTAAgatcaaataaacaaaaaaatccctgcaAGGATAGTACTGCATTGAAGTTTAATTATGGAGCAATCACTATCCCACCATGTCAGCAACAATGCAgaggtgaaagattttgtatacatAGCAAAGGCTACCAAACACAAACATAGCCGTGACGCAATTCAAATGAAACAACAAATTATCAAAcctcacaaaaaaatgtttttcaatatcTAACAGGCAAAGCTATTTTATACCACATTCAAACACTATTTCCCCATTTACCAAAACCTTTAAAATTTTCTTCCAGTCTTATCAAATGTTAATTTTATCAAATTTAATCAAAATGTCCTTAATAAACATTCACTTGGTAAAACTAAACTCTCTGTTTCAACACCACAGTCTTATATGCGCATAGGAGTCAGCTGAAGAACATACAGTCCCCAGTTTAGATGCTCTCAAGATCCATAGGTCAAATTTTGTTTGTATAAAGTTCAGTGGCCAAATACCGATCTCCCCAAAACCGGAGTTTGGTAACATATAGAGAGGAACTAAACGCAGTAGGTCTCTTTTCTTCACAAGTGCTGATTATTGTAATTGTTTTGCAATGCTGCATCAGGACTATGTAATTTATAAATTGCCATTGAAATAAATAAGTCCACTTCGATATTTCACAAGTCCTTTTCTTTATGAAAACTAAATGTGTaagtaaaataaagaataaagaaatagTGGCAGCTTATAACTCAATTAAAAAAGAACCATGGAAGTCAACAATCCTCTCGAAGGAGTAGTTTAATAATAGATATTAAGTTCTAATATAAATAAGAGTATCACAATATCAATAAATTATTATTCCCAAGCAATACATTACAGAGAGAATGACATTAACATGAATTTCACAGAGTGCAGACCCACATATTGCAATATAATATTAAAGAGCAATACACAAAGTGAAAACTGAAAATGTGCATTTCATGAACGGATAAACATTAATAAGGATGTGTTCATTTACTATACGCAAGAAGATGTGACTTGGAGAACTTGATCTGTGGGCAGTGTAGGCATCAGGGTGACTGCACAGCTTCTTGCATGGGTAGAGGATGGATAGACCATCTAAAAGACCCTAAAATGCCTCTGTACCCAACATTGCAGGTCAAAAGCCGATATGGCAAAATGGGATTTCTCACTGCTATTTCAGCATTTGAAAGCTGACTGAGAAATACTATACGAGGAGGATCCAATGTTAAGTTACTACTTGCATAGAAGTATTGCCTTCCATGATCctttttttgttgatttgtttaTTTGAATTTGTGGATTCTCTTAgtaccttttttattttctttcagctTAATAAACTATGTTTTGTACAAAACTACATTTAGCCACTAAGCCATCAAAAGAAGGtgaatgaaacattttttcaacTTTTCTAAACTGATGTGTATGTTACTCAATTCTGAATTATGCACAAACGTGATCAATTGTTACACTGTCCCACAGCTTTTTTGCAGGGAGTACCTGTCAGTACTGAGTACTGGCCCTTTTTCCTtcacctgcttgatttgccctgtggtccttccaaaaaaaaaaaaaaaaaaaggcatatgtcctgcatgtgagtaccagcaccttttctttttttttttttttttaaagagagaaaGCACCACAATATCCAACAAACTAATGCTGGCAGAGCACATCAAATTTAGAACTATCAAAATTCAGTTCATACAGGACAACAGATGACCCTAGAATGTAAAGAGGTTAACCAAGCTCCATTATACAAACATGCATCTACTTCATCTGGAAAAGAATTGGAAAAATGTTGCAAACTTCTGTGGTGCTGATGAAATGACTATTTTGCAACTATTTATTCTGCTTCTAAATATAACATGAGCACTTGTCAAGCCAGTTTCtctcctttgtaaagaaatagtAACAAAAAGGAAAGAATCACAACAGGAATCATTTCCTACAGGTcttgtttacaaatgaggataactttcaaatctattcgTGTTACTAGATCTGCACATGTATGTGGACTTGCAGAGATaaatcctagtattttataaactgtggagCAAGGCGCTGaacagttttataaaatgttgCCTTTCTCTACCCTTTTTATAAAGATGTGTGCGTATATTTAATGCACGAAAAAAATATGTCATGTATGCATAAATCTCTGATTTATACGAGGAAGcaggtatcttttaaaatatagaaacatgatggcagaaagagagcgTATGGCCCATCCAATGTGCCCATGCGTCCAAGTAATTTAGCtctataattcccatcacttccttgtgcccatacttgaaatcaccagctaGCCGATACCTCTGCCAGCTCACCCAGTCCATTCCAGTTCACCcatacctcccacccaaaaatagcagacgAGTGATATCAGTTGCACTAcagttttagcaggtgtaaaactgcccaatgtatttgcataaatctcttataaaatagcaactctCTCATGCACCTCTTGGCCGTGCCCTGGAACAGCTCTCCTCTGGCACAGGTAAACGTGCACATGAAACTAAacatgcaaatattttcaaaatttagaaAATAGCATGTAGGCGAATCCAGAATACTTACACGCGCATATCCTAATTTTCTGTGCACAACCCCTTTGAGAAGGTGCGTACGTGACTGTGGAAAAACAAAATACGGCTTTTCCCACACACCTTCCAGAAGTACAACGATTCCTACAGATTACTGCACTCGGACACAGAACACGTTCAGAAACATTTTCTCCAGGCAACATGGGAAACTTCAGctccaattgttttttttttttgtctgcttaaGGCTCAATGTACATTTCTTAGTTGGGGAAAAAGCTCTTACTAAGGGCCTTACATGCAAAgtattttccccacagacacaaaacTGGAAAACCCTTTTCATCAGGCCCTAACGGAATAAGAGAAAAGTGTAAATATTGATTagtaatcattttatttatttaaagctgttTTTTTAATACCGaagttcgtttgcacatcacatcggtttacacaacATTAAAACGAGGCgggaaaaaggagagaggagttacatcaaaactatatacagaaaaaGGTAACAATTTCAAAGGCAATTTTGTCTTCTTTACAATCTAGTTCTGTAATGATTAAATATTAGGAGATTTACCTAGAAAGTATTTAGAAGAAGGGGCAACTTGGGTTGATCACTATGGCAGTTATGTGTACCACCAGTTTACCGTTAATGGCCTAATGGGTAAGCAGCAAGGTAATGCAGCTTCTGATTAACTGAACAAAGATCCAAAGAAATTCCAACCATGAATGCCTTCACTTCTCTGAGAATGAGAGAATGAAGTCTCTGCCTGTACACATAAGACTGTATTATTAAAACATATACACTTTGTTATTCAAACAAATACTGCAGCTGCATAACACTTTCCTATGCTCACCAGGTATACAAccagctgatgaataaaaatattaacagcaaaaatattttagcaacagagaaaaaaaatatatattctcatGGCCTCAGCCTATACTGAATATGGCATGAAGTCAATTTATTTGCCATTTTGTGACTGGCGAATACCTTAGGGggtaatttcaaaaggatttacacccTTAAAATTGggttgtgtgtgtataaatgggcTTTGGAAACTTGGTACAATATACGCTGTTCaactgtcaataggttttacacgttttgctatgatatatgctacttttacgtgcataaatcattttgaaaattacccccctgatggtaacttttaaacagccacacgGGCGCACATGTCCATGCATTTGCTGGCTCtcgcccagggatgtggccattttataacagatgcgtgtatatgtgcgcatggtataaaataggccgcACACACACGCTTGCAATTTTAATTAGGCGCGtgcctatgcgtgcaaatgccgcttctactgtatgaggggattttagtagacacatgcACCAACGCaattactagttttcccagttcaaacccccctagtttaatagcctcccttttaccctgtaaaccccaacctttaaaaccccactactttcttttattttctgccttatccatagcagaagcaaagttacatggcaggggaccctggcgtgcaCTTGTGTGCGCGCATCTTCGCGCTAGTTTCATTGTGGAATACAGGaacatccatgccctgcccccagaccacgcccctttttcgGGGAACCCGTGTTTGCACGCTTAGCGGCAAGTACGCGCACAGGCGAGcgtcttttaaaatttgcttggcaCACGTCGGCCCGACGTGGGCGCAATTCTCCTGGTCCTGGCATGCGCAaggggcttttaaaatgcacctttaTGTGAATAGGATCCATTTCCAGTCTCATAGTCAAATGTCCTGTGCCACAGACAGTTCAGTTAGCAAGCAGCACCcgatcccattccccttttctccctctgTACAAAATACAAACTGTACTGAAAGGCGTACAGTACACACTAcaacagctcttttttttttttcccctttttggcaTCAGGAAGCCTTAAACTCGGTCTTGACATGTATAGCTCCATCTGACTGTGTGCCCTGTTGTTTCTATGTCAACAAATGGCAACACACTATGTACAAACATGTCAACCAAATTCAGGGAGTCTGAGCATAAACCAAAGCACTATTTGAGAACATGACTGTTTAGGCtttattaatgaattttttaatttgcttagGCAAACATGTCCATCACAGCTGATGCATTTGGACCTTGAAAATGTAGATGCGCTCACACAGTTGGTCCCATTCTGCTACTTTAGACAATATTTATGTCAGGCTACAGAGCGAATTAAATTGGAAGCTAAATACTGCTCCATTTCTCCCTCTTTTCAATTACatactttcatttttttaaatttccatatgtaatataaaaatatataatgaaaGAAGGAAGTTCCTCTATCTCAACATCTATTTTGCAAAGAACAACATATTTATTATAAACCAAGGTAGTTAAGAGGTATTTTATTTGCACCAAAATATTTTTCCCAATACATTAGCTCTTATATCAGATCCACTCTGCacgctatgaaaaaaaaaaaaaaaactgatgcaaATAAGAGCTATTTTCTCATCAGGAGAGAATATATGCCAACAATAAatcaaatggaaaatgaataatTTAATATGGGGAAACAAATCATCCAACCTGCAATAATAAAAGGTCAATAAAAGAATCATGGAAAACCATGTTTAGTTTAAGGTAACGAGATCCATGTTTTTCTCATCTCATCTTTCTATTCTTATCTGAATTGGATCTCCCCTTCTGTTCACATCAAGACCGAAATGCAGTGTAAATGTCTGACTATCTCTCACTTTCTCATGTGAAAACGTCcaaagcacatttctggcccaTTCTATTACGCTTTTTAAGCTAACTGGTAATAAGCCCCAACCATACAGTGAGGGAGGGATAGGTAAGCAGGCACAATCGTCAGTCATAATCGTCAGTCACGGTGCAAGTTACTCCCTGATTAGCCACATATTTGGAGCAGCATTTATTAAGCAAAAATACCGTTTACATATCTCTGCGTCATGCTAATTGAGGATGTCAGGGAGAACTGCATCCTACTCTAAGCAGGCCACATTTGTATGCCGCAGCCAGCGACTAAATTTAGCAGCATTTTAATATTCCTTTTGGTACAAATTAGAAACAATGACACATAATTTATAGTTTGTCGCACAGTAACTGTAACCCTTCCACCTCCAGCACCTTCTACGCCCTAAAACAGACTGAAAGACACTATGGGCAAgtaaaccatatatatatatatatatatatatatatatgccctaACAGCAGCCATTGTATCTTGACAAACTGTTATTGAAGGCCAAATTGAAGGACTAATTTTATTTACCTTACAATAAATTCTAACTTAAGGGGCCTTTTTGTTATGAcaaggaaaaaatatatttatagaaTGCTTGACTCTCACCTGAAAAGGAAAAATGTCAGCTCTGTTTAAACTGTCATCCATCCACGATTTTGGTGCAAAGGCCGAGCTGGGCCGGGTATACTTCTGAAGCTGGATATGATTATTTGCAAAATTCTTCTTCAGGGGCGAGATGGAGTTCAGGGGTGTTATTCCTCCATTGAGTCCTCTACGATGGTCACGACCTTGGGACCCTCCCCATCCTCCGTATCCACCGCCGCCAGGGCTCCAGGAGGAAGACGGTGTCGGCGAGGGGCTTTGGTAGCTGCTCCATGGAGAAGGCGGCTTGCTGAGATTATTCGCCAAATGAGGCAATTGATTAAAAGCTGCATTTCTGTGTGTAAATGGGGGTGGATGTGGGCTTGCAGGAGACCTCCTCTGCTGTTGATGTTGATTGTGGTGGTGTGGAAAATGAGGAGGATGGTGAGGGTGGTGTTGAGAAAGGGGTCCAATCTGAGGTGAGAAACTACCTCCGAAGCCAGCGCTAACGTGGTGTGGAAAATTTTGAAACAGGAGAGCACCATTATTAGCTGAAGCAGCAGGAACTCCACCCTGGTGAAAGAAACTTGCATCTTCATTTATTATTGTTGAAGAAGAAGGAGCAATAGCTGCCGACCAATTACTAAAACCAGTCAGAGAGGATGCTGTAGATGTTAAAGGTTGATTTGAAGTACCTAGCCCTGCAGCCTCTTGATAATCAAATCCAGATAACACTGGTGATTCTATTCTTATTTTCTCCTTGCCACTGCCGTTCTCCGAGGAATTGTCACCCTGATTTTCTTCAGACTTTGCTTTCTCAGTTTCCGGCAACATTCCTGCTTCCTGACTTTGGCTAGGCGAAAGCTGTTGTTTCTCTAGAgactcctgctgttcctgctgttgcTGAGTTTTTGATTTTTCTGACCCCAGAATCTCATCCTGGATGTTATGGGCAGCTGGAGCAGGAAAAAGCCAAGCTGATCCAGCACTACTGCCATTGGCAGCTGTGTTATTatttataaaagcagcagcagtaggGCTGGGGCTTGCATTCTGATGATGGTGTGGAGGCTGCAAGTGTGGATGAAACCTAACTGGAAAAGTTGATTTATTCCCAGTATTATTTTGTACTAGCACTCCAAACCCGTAATCCCCCATTTATTATATATTCTTTTATCTAAAATTCCtttaccaaagaaaaaaaaattattgttatTAGTCCTTAGTGTCACTCCCTTCTGAACAATTATGGTCTTATATAGTATGATCACACCTTCCCCCAGAATAAGCACTGCTGATTTCTAAAAAGATTAATCTAAGCATAAATCTCTTAAAACTTTTAGCTACGCCAAGTAGGGACTATTTATTTTGCTCCtttgcggtttttttttttttcgtttcttTGGTTAGCACAAGGTGACGTTACTCCAAACCCCCCCTCCTTCGGTAAAGGAGAGGCAGAGCCGCCTCCGTCACACAAATCCTAAAAAGTTCCCAGTCATGGAGGGCGGCTAAGCTCCTCCTTTACAGCAGAGCGAAGGCTATTACAGCCTgggttatttgttatttttatctcCTTCTCAGCAGCCCGGCTCGCCCAGCAAATGCAAGGGAAAACACGATGACGTCTCCTcgtttctccttctccttttcctggCAGGCGATCCAGAGAGAGACCTCCCCCCCCCGGCAAAACAAGGGATCAATTTTTCTTGGCCCGCAGAGAATGAAAGCGGCTCATCGCGGACGTGGAGGCGGGCGGGCGGGCGGGCGGCCCCCCCCCTCGGCTCCGGGcgagtgcggggggaggggggtcgccCGGCGAAAGATTTCACCTCAGGCAGCCGCTCCCGGGCTGGCGGGCTGGGGGCAGGGGCAGACACATACAGCCCCGGCCAAAGGAGGGCAGGAAGAGCAAGAAGATGCGAGAAAATCCGCGTCACCCGGGCGATCCCCGCAGCCAAACAAGTCCTCGAGCCTCCCTCGCCCCTCGAGACGGCGACGCCGCGCTGGAAATAAAAATCCCCTAGAATTTCTTTCCTTGTAAAAAGAGAGCGAGATTTAGACTCGCACAGTCTATTTTTGTGGagttcggcttttttttttttgtttgtttgtttgtttcttcttcttgttgttgttgttgttgttattgttgctggttttcccttccccccccaccccctctcctctcacaagTCTCCGTTCCTCCTGCGCCTGCTTCTTcggcggctgctgctgccgctcctcctccttccccgtcCTTCTCCTCAGCACCGAGCGGAGAAAAATGACAACCAGCTGGGTCGCGAGACACTTCCGGTTACGAGGGCGGCGCAAAGCGGCGCCCGGCCCCGTGCGCGCCTTCGTCTCGCGGGTCACGCGACCCGCAACGCCCCCACCTCCCGGCTCCGCCCCTCGAGGTCGGAGCGTCGAGCGTGGAGACTGGCTCCGCCTCCGAAGGTCGGAAGAGACGTGTGACGTGGAAGGGGGATTCGGCTCGGTGCTGCCTCCTCCCCAGCCTTGCAGCCGTAGAGGGCAGATGTGTAGTTGataatgtgtgtggggggaggattTCCCTCACTGTACACTGTTAAAGGTCGACCATGTAAAACGTTTTTAGTTTCTGCCAAACAGGTCATACTTTCAATGCGGGCAGCTTTTGCAAGCTTCTACCACTTGCCTCAATAATGCATTTACCTTGTATCTCGAGCATTTTTTTATGCATGCATTCAGTTTGCCTTCTGGTGATCTCAGGCCTTTTTAGCCCCTGCATTCTGTATTTATCATTTTGCTGGAGTGTGTGGCAGTTTTAACCAATAATTTCAATGttattgggttttcagaatatttagTACATAACAGATCATTCAGGGACAAACAATTAAGCTTCCATGGGTACTTTAACCCATTGGGGTTATCACTAATAATCATAGAAACTAGCTGATACCCATGGAAGTTTCCTGGAGGCCCCTATAAATTGCCTTCTCCCCAAATGCAGCACAGCTTGCCCTCCTGCTACAAGCCCAAGTACAGCCTCCCTATCTCCCCCAGTCCCAGGTTGCCTGCCTCCATAAATCAGCCCCACTTAGGCTACCCTCCCAGCCCCCACTACAGCACAGGCACTTATGAAAATTACACAGAGGCTCCTATTTATGGCCTTCCAGCCCCAGTACCACTTGCCCTCAATCCCCAGCAACCTCCAGCCCAGCTTGCACTCccctaggcccccccccccccccccccagaacaagCCCCTCTTCCAGCTCAGCCTGATCCTCAGGTTGTGCCCCTTTCCCCCAAGCCACAGTGCATCCtaacacacagaaacacacaatACACACCAGCCCGAACCCCAGCCAGatattggacttgttctctgaagGTTAGGAGTTCTTTGctccgagtgcacacatacaacctcttatcaactggtagataatcatacatagaaacatagaaatgacggcagaacaagaccatccagtctgcccagcaagctttcacacttgttttttttctcatacttatctgttactcttggcccttagtaaccttttggttctctttctcttccacccccgccattaatgtagagagcagtgctggaactgcatctaagtgaagtatctagcttaattggttaggggtagtaactgccgcaataagcaagctactcccacgcttatttgtttacccagcctgtgccattcagtccttgttggttgttatctgaatataaatcctcttttcttcatttccccctgccgctgaagcagagagctactctggatatgtattgaaagtgaagtatcaagcctaattggttaggggtagtaaccgccacaataagcaagctactcccacgtttgtttacccagcctgtgcaattcagtccttgttggttgtctgaatataaatccactgttcttcatttccccctgccattgaagcagtgaactgtgctgcatatgtatttcaagtgaagtatcaggcttaattgattcggggtagtaaccacggtaacaagcaagctacacccatgcttatttgtttacccagactatgtaattcagtccttgttggttgttgtctgaatataaatcatcttttctttattcccccctgccgttgaagcagagatttacactggatatgcattgaaagtgaagtatcaggcttatttggtttggggtagtaaccgccgtaacaagcaagctactccccgcttttttgtgaatgcaaatccttttttccacatttcctcttaccgttgaagcttagagcaatgttggagtcacattaaccgtgtgtatgtttattgaataagggtattatctccaggtagtagcctgtACGTGTAGCATTCAGTACAAAAGACTACATAACACCCTTCTTACTGCTGGATgagtctgcatcttaatttttttcagttgttagtgatttaaaatttctaagggaataAGGATGTTCAAACTAATGTAAAGTACTTTTAATTTATTGGTTTATTGTATATTTGTAAGTGATCCTCCAGAgacaattaatttatttataactaATCATATATTAACCCTTGTTTTGAACTGATTCCCTATTAATGTATCAAATAAATCTGCTGTTAAAAATGTATAGGACATGACATTTAACATATGCCTTCCAATCCTCTGCCACTGGAAGGAAAGAAGAGATGGAGCTGGGCTGGGGAAGCTGAAGCCTAAACAGCTCATGGTGTCCTCTGCTGGAGCTGCTgagagaagtatgcaaatgagtctTCCAGCTTTCTGCTGCTGGAAACAGTGTGGGGGCTGTGGCAGCTGAGGGCTAGAGACAGCTCATGGTGTCCGCTGCTGGAGCTGCTgagagaagtatgcaaatgagtctTCCAGCTTTCTGCTGCTGGAAACAGTGTGGGGGCTGTGGCAGCTGAGGGCTAGAGACAGCTCATGGTGTCCTCTGCTGGAGCTGCTgagagaagtatgcaaatgagtctTCCAGCTTTCTGCTGCTGGAAACAGTGTGGGGGCTGTGGCAGCTGAGGGCTAGAGACAACTCATGGTATCCTCTggtgtcctctgctggggctaTTTGGAGTCCATAGGGATCTTTTACCCATGGACTTGAAGGTGaaattatgcatgtactttcactttgaaaattacctaggcAAACTAtctgcacacatttacatctaactagcgggccgatacagtacagtgcgttccgtcggagcgcactgttaacccgccattggacccGCGTTTCGACacactagcgttaccccttattcagtaaggggccgaaaacgcacgtccaaccccccaaacctaatagcgcccgcaacatgcaaatgcatgttgatggccctattaggtattcccgcgcgattcagaaaacaaaatgtgcagccaagctgcacattttgctttcagaaattagcgcctatcca of Rhinatrema bivittatum chromosome 18, aRhiBiv1.1, whole genome shotgun sequence contains these proteins:
- the CPEB4 gene encoding cytoplasmic polyadenylation element-binding protein 4 — its product is MGDYGFGVLVQNNTGNKSTFPVRFHPHLQPPHHHQNASPSPTAAAFINNNTAANGSSAGSAWLFPAPAAHNIQDEILGSEKSKTQQQQEQQESLEKQQLSPSQSQEAGMLPETEKAKSEENQGDNSSENGSGKEKIRIESPVLSGFDYQEAAGLGTSNQPLTSTASSLTGFSNWSAAIAPSSSTIINEDASFFHQGGVPAASANNGALLFQNFPHHVSAGFGGSFSPQIGPLSQHHPHHPPHFPHHHNQHQQQRRSPASPHPPPFTHRNAAFNQLPHLANNLSKPPSPWSSYQSPSPTPSSSWSPGGGGYGGWGGSQGRDHRRGLNGGITPLNSISPLKKNFANNHIQLQKYTRPSSAFAPKSWMDDSLNRADIFPFQDRTRTFDMNSLESSLIDIMRAENDSLKGRLNYSHPGSDSSLPINGQSSLFPMEDGFLDDGRGDQALHSGLNSPHCFPHQNGERVERYSRKVFVGGLPPDIDEDEITASFRRFGPLIVDWPHKAESKSYFPPKGYAFLLFQDESSVQALIDACIEEDGKLYLCVSSPTIKDKPVQIRPWNLSDSDFVMDGSQPLDPRKTIFVGGVPRPLRAVELAMIMDRLYGGVCYAGIDTDPELKYPKGAGRVAFSNQQSYIAAISARFVQLQHGEIDKRVEVKPYVLDDQLCDECQGARCGGKFAPFFCANVTCLQYYCEYCWAAIHSRAGREFHKPLVKEGGDRPRHISFRWN